In Cucurbita pepo subsp. pepo cultivar mu-cu-16 chromosome LG04, ASM280686v2, whole genome shotgun sequence, the following are encoded in one genomic region:
- the LOC111792950 gene encoding zinc finger protein CONSTANS-LIKE 5-like codes for MASVPQFFYTDYTTTTSIIPNDFCEQRPPPTAPALGGGVLWGEETLVPLFDDFGLHHQPPISPSQYSSDKPGLTPTSFPHQDMIALPELNTPSICATNNAAPCQSFCVGYQPDDHPLFQYPDECFRLVPETEPLYHPLPPDNWEIQSNQVPVSEDSNMKVGRYSEEVRKERILRYLKKRNQRNFNKTIKYACRKTLADRRIRVRGRFARNNEACDQQLNPTKINHTSIHKVDTQLLYNQDHVGAQMKKDEEEWVEEMTGLMYLPYISS; via the exons atGGCTTCCGTTCCTCAATTCTTCTACACTGACTacacaacaacaacatcaaTAATTCCCAATGACTTCTGTGAGCAGCGCCCTCCTCCAACGGCGCCGGCACTGGGCGGCGGTGTATTGTGGGGCGAGGAAACCTTGGTTCCTTTGTTCGATGATTTTGGGCTTCATCATCAACCTCCTATTTCCCCATCCCAATACTCTTCTGATAAACCTGGTCTGACACCCACCTCGTTTCCTCACCAAGACATGATCGCATTGCCTGAACTTAACACGCCCTCCATCTGTGCCACTAATAATGCAGCCCCATGTCAAAGCTTTTGCGTTGGGTACCAACCTGATGATCATCCCTTGTTTCAATATCCAGACGAATGCTTCCGTTTGGTGCCTGAGACCGAACCACTTTACCACCCGCTTCCTCCCGACAACTGG GAAATTCAAAGCAACCAAGTTCCTGTATCTGAAGACTCAAACATGAAGGTGGGCCGCTATTCTGAAGaagtaagaaaagaaaggattctGCGGtatttgaagaagagaaaccaaagaaatttcaacaaaaccaTAAAg TATGCATGTCGGAAAACCTTAGCCGACAGAAGGATTCGAGTCCGAGGAAGATTTGCGAGGAACAACGAAGCATGTGATCAACAACTTAATCCGACTAAGATCAACCACACTTCTATTCACAAAGTGGACACTCAATTATTATACAACCAAGATCATGTGGGTGCCCAG atgaagaaggatgaagaagaatggGTAGAAGAGATGACAGGGTTAATGTACTTACCCTACATCAGCAGTTGA
- the LOC111793734 gene encoding LOB domain-containing protein 4-like: MAKEMMKGSCKKGAPSPCAACKLLRRRCTQDCVFAPYFPADQPHKFSSVHKVFGASNVTKLLQELPEQHRSDAVSSLVYEANARIRDPIYGCVGTISCLQRQVDALQQQLAMTQAQLLHFKMAQFSLASQPSSTDDVLPSPPNTNVPSFTSL; this comes from the exons ATGGCAAAAGAGATGATGAAGGGGAGCTGCAAAAAGGGTGCCCCATCGCCTTGCGCTGCGTGCAAGCTTCTGCGGCGACGGTGCACTCAAGACTGCGTTTTTGCTCCTTATTTCCCAGCGGATCAGCCCCACAAATTCTCCAGTGTTCACAAGGTGTTTGGAGCTAGCAACGTCACCAAATTGTTGCAG GAGTTACCCGAGCAACACCGGAGCGACGCAGTGAGTTCATTGGTGTACGAGGCGAATGCGAGGATTCGAGACCCAATTTACGGGTGTGTGGGAACAATATCGTGCCTACAACGACAAGTAGATGCGCTACAACAACAATTGGCGATGACACAAGCCCAGCTGCTTCATTTCAAAATGGCCCAATTTTCTTTGGCATCACAACCATCGTCCACTGATGATGTCCTCCCTTCGCCGCCCAATACCAATGTGCCCTCATTCACCTCCTTGTGA